One part of the bacterium genome encodes these proteins:
- a CDS encoding glycoside hydrolase family 57 protein has translation MHQPCYLINGVINTPTLVFRTLFNYYPMTMIIKKFPSVKLNFNLTPVLLKQIEGVASGKYEDRFLSLLEDKENSVKEVLMMAKELPPFILKRHPAINLLLNKVESNNYSEKDISDVKVLLHLVCFHPAIIDEEVEQLLKKGRDFNDSEKISLYRKELKILSETINSYRNLMEAGQIEISISPMMHPILPLIYNTDIAKHTKTSLHIPEGLFSYPEDARRHIKEGIETYKTFFDKTPSGIWPSEGSLSNEILELFVEYGIRWTATDEHLLAETLSRPLVNREHYNIWDYKDIISIFFRDHHISDMIGFSYQKMEENKSAIQLFDRLKHISEGHPNHILSIILDGENPWDFYPDYGRNFLTTLYEMLSSNTPIETITFSEALNKEINHSTLDRISPGSWMGVNFDNWIGKGPANRAWEILAQARRSVEESINSADERIKKQIIEYIMLAESSDWFWWYSLPVDKEIKMRFDTYFRNSIRNIYEAAGLTPPGFLSVPVEQYSDEEVLPYITPSIDGKITHFYEWYNAIEVDVSSLWTTFKPVELPVKKIFYGYDENNLYIRIDCSERDIEFLLSFHNSSRKTFNIKYGTNISEPLFFLWNDIIEIKIPKQEIIPMEEDTIFFNITVKDKNGEELTIPAINHFKIRFGKKEENWIV, from the coding sequence ATGCATCAACCCTGTTATCTAATAAATGGAGTAATTAATACACCTACTCTCGTTTTTCGCACACTCTTCAATTATTACCCTATGACTATGATTATAAAAAAGTTCCCATCTGTGAAACTTAACTTCAATCTCACTCCTGTCCTTTTAAAACAAATAGAGGGTGTTGCTTCTGGAAAATATGAGGATAGATTTTTATCCCTACTTGAAGATAAAGAAAACAGTGTAAAAGAAGTACTTATGATGGCAAAGGAATTACCTCCTTTTATTCTCAAAAGACATCCTGCTATTAACCTGTTACTTAACAAGGTTGAAAGTAATAATTATTCAGAAAAGGATATTTCCGATGTCAAGGTTCTCTTACATCTGGTATGTTTTCATCCTGCAATTATAGATGAGGAAGTTGAGCAACTACTCAAGAAAGGAAGAGATTTTAATGATTCAGAGAAAATATCTCTGTACAGAAAAGAGTTAAAAATCCTATCTGAAACAATAAACAGTTATAGGAACCTTATGGAGGCAGGACAGATAGAAATAAGCATATCCCCAATGATGCATCCTATTCTTCCACTTATATATAACACAGATATTGCAAAACACACAAAAACATCTTTACATATTCCAGAAGGGCTATTTTCATATCCTGAAGATGCTCGCAGACATATTAAAGAAGGGATAGAAACATACAAAACTTTTTTTGATAAGACACCTTCAGGGATATGGCCATCTGAAGGTAGTTTAAGTAATGAAATTCTGGAACTCTTTGTTGAATATGGCATTAGATGGACTGCAACAGATGAACATCTACTGGCAGAAACACTTTCAAGACCACTGGTAAACAGAGAACATTATAACATATGGGATTATAAAGATATCATCTCCATATTCTTCAGGGACCACCACATCTCTGATATGATTGGTTTTTCATATCAGAAAATGGAAGAGAATAAATCTGCAATACAACTTTTTGACCGATTAAAACATATCTCTGAAGGACATCCCAACCATATACTTTCTATTATACTTGATGGAGAAAACCCATGGGACTTCTATCCTGATTACGGGAGAAATTTCCTCACCACACTTTATGAAATGTTAAGCAGTAATACACCAATTGAAACTATAACCTTTTCAGAGGCACTGAATAAAGAGATAAACCATAGTACACTTGACAGAATCTCTCCTGGTAGCTGGATGGGAGTGAATTTTGACAACTGGATTGGCAAAGGACCTGCCAATAGAGCATGGGAAATATTGGCACAAGCAAGACGGTCTGTAGAAGAAAGTATAAATTCAGCCGATGAGAGAATAAAAAAACAGATAATAGAATATATTATGCTTGCAGAATCAAGTGATTGGTTCTGGTGGTATAGTTTACCTGTAGATAAAGAAATAAAGATGCGTTTTGACACATATTTCAGAAACAGTATAAGGAATATCTATGAGGCCGCTGGTCTTACACCCCCTGGATTTCTTTCTGTACCTGTTGAACAATACAGTGATGAAGAAGTTCTCCCTTATATAACACCCTCCATTGATGGCAAAATTACCCATTTTTATGAGTGGTATAATGCAATTGAGGTAGATGTATCCAGTTTATGGACAACATTTAAACCTGTAGAACTCCCCGTAAAAAAGATATTCTATGGCTATGATGAAAATAACCTTTATATAAGAATAGATTGTTCTGAAAGAGATATAGAATTCCTGCTCTCTTTTCATAATTCATCAAGAAAAACATTTAATATAAAATATGGAACTAACATATCTGAACCTCTGTTCTTCTTATGGAATGATATAATAGAAATAAAAATACCAAAGCAAGAGATAATACCTATGGAAGAGGATACAATTTTTTTCAATATTACAGTTAAAGATAAAAATGGTGAGGAACTCACAATTCCTGCTATAAATCATTTTAAAATACGGTTTGGGAAAAAGGAAGAAAATTGGATAGTATAG